In one Melopsittacus undulatus isolate bMelUnd1 chromosome 4, bMelUnd1.mat.Z, whole genome shotgun sequence genomic region, the following are encoded:
- the MCU gene encoding calcium uniporter protein, mitochondrial isoform X3 → METAACCKAISVIKGLVSKEHQRLSPWQSVRVVYCSTVVPSDEVTVVYQNGLPVISVSLPSRRERCQFTLKPISDSVGVFLQQLQAEDRGIDRVAIYSADGTRVASSTGIDLLLLDDFKLIINDVTYYVRPPKRELLSHENATTLNDVKTLVQQLYTALCIEEHQLNKEKELIGRLEELKEQIAPLEKVKMELSRKAEKRTTLVLWGGLAYMATQFGILARLTWWEYSWDIMEPVTYFITYGSAMAMYAYFVMTRQEYVYPEARDRQYLLFFHKGAKKTRFDLEKYNQLKDAIAQNWTLRGFETRCRFTCPSSKLMKRTDQQRSSEPRQQKPVHSSPF, encoded by the exons GAGCATCAGAGGCTTTCTCCTTGGCAGAGTGTGAGAGTGGTCTATTGCAGTACAGTAGTGCCCTCTGATG AAGTGACGGTGGTTTACCAAAATGGGCTACCTGTGATTTCTGTCAGTCTTCCATCCCGGCGTGAACGTTGTCAATTCACGCTTAAACCCATCTCGGACTCTGTTGGTGTGTTCTTACAACAGCTGCAAGCAGAGGACCGAGGAATTGATCGGGTTGCAATCTACTCAGCAG ATGGCACACGTGTCGCATCCTCCACAGGCATAGATTTGCTTCTGCTGGATGATTTCAAACTGATCATTAATGATGTCACATACTATGTTAGACCGCCAAAGAGAG agctCTTAAGCCATGAAAATGCAACGACGCTGAATGATGTCAAGACATTGGTTCAGCAGTTGTATACTGCCTTGTGCATTGAGGAGCATCAGCTGAACAAAGAGAAGGAGCTCATAGGGAGACTAGAGGAATTGAAGGAACAAATAGCACCGCTAGAAAAA GTAAAGATGGAGctcagcaggaaagcagagaagaggaCAACCTTGGTGTTGTGGGGAGGCCTGGCCTACATGGCCACTCAGTTTGGGATTCTGGCACGCCTCACCTGGTGGGAGTATTCTTGGGACATTATGGAACCAGTCACCTATTTCATCACCTATGGTAGTGCCATGGCAATGTACGCTTATTTCGTAATGACTCGCCAG gaATATGTTTATCCAGAAGCCAGAGACAGACAGTActtattatttttccataaagGAGCCAAAAAGACACGATTTGATTTAGAGAAATACAATCAACTCAAGGATGCAATTGCTCAG AATTGGACCTTAAGAGGCTTCGAGACCCGCTGCAGGTTCACCTGCCCATCCAGCAAATTGATGAAAAGGACTGATCAGCAAAGAAGCTCTGAACCCCGGCAACAAAAACCTGTTCATAGCTCGCCTTTTTAA